The following is a genomic window from Geminicoccaceae bacterium.
ACCCGCGGCCAAGACGGTCGTGGAGACTGGGTACCCGGCTCCCCTGCGCACGCAGGGATGAACCCCGTCCGGGCCGAGACCCCAAGCCGCAAGGCAAGGCTCCCCTGCGCACGCAGGGATGAACCCCCAAAGCAGTCTGTGACGGTCCATACGCTTTCGGCTCCCCTGCGCACGCAGGGATGAACCCCCTGATGAATTCACTGGATTCGCCACCCGCTAGGCTCCCCTGCGCACGCAGGGATGAACCCACCATGTGGCAGATCCAGCGGAGCAACAAAGCGGCTCCCCTGCGCACGCAGGGATGAACCCTTATTCCCGCGATATCGGCGACGACGAGCAGGGGCTCCCCTGCGCACGCAGGGATGAACCTTGTCGAGGAGGTAAAAGAGCTGAAGCATCTGCGGCTCCCCTGCGCACGCAGGGATGAACCCACGTGATATGGCCGTCAGGTCGCGGTTGATCGGGCTCCCCTGCGCACGCAGGGATGAACCCACAAGGTCCACGGTCGACCCGACATAGCCATAGGCTCCCCTGCGCACGCAGGGATGAACCTGTTTATAAGGAGCGCAACGGGATCTATGGCTAGGCTCCCCTGCGCACGCAGGGATGAACCCGGGTGAAATTGTAGAGTGATCATGACGACACCGGCTCCCCTGCGCACGCAGGGATGAACCCCAGCCTTTTTTCTACTTTGGCAAGCTCAGACCGGCTCCCCTGCGCACGCAGGGATGAACCCCGAAACCCGACGTCGTGGAGATGGCTTTCGCCGGCTCCCCTGCGCACGCAGGGATGAACCCTCCAGCGCGAAGCGCGTCTTGGGGTCAAGGCGGGCTCCCCTGCGCACGCAAGGATGAACCCTCGTCGACGATGTCCTCGTCGTCATCGCCACCGGCTCCCCTGCGCACGCAGGGATGAACCCGTGTCAGCCATAGTTAAGCGGGAACGCGCGTAGGCTCCCCTGCGCACGCAGGGATGAGGTCATCAGGAGGTGGAACTTTCCATTGAGAACAAGCAACATCAAGGGAAGGAATACGGCTCATGCGAAGTTGACAAATAGCCCAGCATTGCATGGATGCGTTGAGATCAACGTGTATCAAGGCGTCATGGTAGCGCCCACCAGACGCAGCCTTTGTCTCACTCCAGCCCGAAATCCTCGCGGAAGCGGGGGATCTGGTGCATGCGTTCGTGGAGAATCGTGACGATGCCGATATCTCCGTTTGCAAGCCATCGCCAGTAGACGAAGTGCTTCTCGTAGCGAAAGAAATAGCCGTTGACACCGAATTCGGCCGGAATAGGTCTGGAGGTGACACCGCGGGACTCGATATTGTCAAAAGCTGCGAACAACCCGGTGATATATCGGTCGGCCTGAGCTGGTCCCCATCGACCCCGGGTGTAGCGGTAGATTTCGTCGAGGCGGAACGATGCCGCCTGCTGAATGCGAATGTTGGCCATCCGGTCAGGACCGGTTGCGGGCGATCACCTCAGCCGCGGTGAGGGGCTCATAGGACGAATCCGGTGCGGAGAAGGCATGCTCCAATTCGGTCTTCAGGCGGTCGAATGCCTGTGCCTCCATCCGCTCCTTGTCGCGGCGGATCAGATCGCGAATATACTCGCTGACATTTTCATAAGCGCCATTCTCCCCCACATTAGCAGCGACAAAGTCACTGAGCGTTCCGCTCAGGCGTACGGTCATGGTCGTGGTGCGGGACATGAAATGGCTCCAGAGAATTTTTGCGTATTCAATATAACCAAAAATGCACACATCGCAACGTTGCTTCCGGCTGCTTGCTCTGCAAACCGCGTCCTCACTTCGGGGAACAGGTCGGCGCCATCGTACAACACAGTCGAAAGGTCGGTCTTCTCGAACAACCACCGGACGAGTGCCCGCGCGATCAGTCTATTCCATTGATCCTGTTTGTTCTCAAGCAGGTATGAAACGTAGACCGATCCTGTGCCAAAAGTGCCAAATGGTGCCAAAAGATCCTTTTGGCACCATTTGGCACTTTTGGCACAGGGGATTATTCGGATTCGGCGCGACCGGAAACGCGCAGTTGCGCAATGATCCCTGGATTGACCTCGAACTCCTTCCGCGGCCGACCGCCGCTTGCGGTCGGCATTGTGCGCAGCCAGCCTGCCTCGACGAGCTCGGTTGCAGCAGCGTCGTAGCGCCGCGCTTCTTTGGTCATCAGTACGCGTTTCCTTCTGAGCGTGCGCAGATTGATGATCTCGATTGTCCCGGCGTGAGAGCAAATCCAACGTGCCAGGTAGCACGCGTCCTTTTCCTGTTCGGGAAGCGAGGCCTCTCCGAACGTTCGCTTTGCCATGGGAAGCAGTGAGGATTCAATCAGCGCGGCAGCGTCCTCGACGATTGATTTCCCGATCTCTGCCGGCTCTGGTGTATTCCATTCGTCGCCGACCCAGCGAAGAAATGCGAGAATGATCGCGACACGAAGCAAGTTTCCGGCCTGCTTTCCAAGCCAGGAAACCATCAGGCCACTTGTCCGTCCTTCCATGTCAGACCAATGTTGACGCCAGCGGACGACCGCATCAACCGCTGGTGGCGAAAGATGAAGGATTTTGTGTCGAGCAATGTCGTCCTTGCTTCCCACAGGTAACATCACGAGTTTTTCCATTGCTCTTATGGCGAGTTCAGCGTCCGGTGATCGGTCCGGCCGGATAGGATCGATCCGCTCGGGCCAGACATAGAGGAATCGCGAAGCAAGCCCGTCATCGCTGGTGGCAAGCAGCAACTCAGAAAGTCGCTCGGGCTGGATTCCGCCCACGACGCTGATGCCAAGGGATGGTACGATCACCGGCTCGTCGTCGCGCATGCGATCGACCACAAAGGATCGACCGCGATGCGCCTCAAGCCAGAACGCACGATCCCCTCCGTGACCACTATAGCGGTTCATGTTACCCAACCAGCCGGCAAGCTCATCACGACATTGCAGTAGAGCCCATCCGTTGCTTGCGGCCAGCCGTGCAGCCTTCTCGATTGTACAATCAATCAGGCGGATGCGATGGCGTGCAGGTGGGGTGGGAATGATGGCCTCCGAAGGTAGCAGTGGAGATTCTCTTCCCTGTTCGACGGCGGTTGTAACCGCCTTTTCCCATACTGCACGGGCAATTTCAGCCGCCTGTCGCTCGGTTGCGTATCTCCGCCGACGATCCTCGTAGTCGATGTTGAGCGACTGCTCCAGTTGCATCGCTATGTCCAGTACACGGTCGATGGCAGGACTTTTGTTGGTCGAAGGCAAGCCAACCAACGCTGTCCATATGATCGGAGCCTCTACCCAGCCGTCCCAGACCTGAACCCGCCGGGCATTTGCAAGGAGCGATCCCGCGAGAGCGAGCAATGGCATGGCGACGAATTCTACCGCCGCACCGGAGCAGATCGCGGAATCGATAAGAAATTGCGACCAGAAACGACCGAAGACATGAACCGGGAACTCGGGAGCAGACTCAAGGTTCGCCGACAGTACTGTCATATCCGGTTCTGGCCAGGAACAAGCTGGGGCTTCGCGGATTCCCTCACCAACCAATAGATTTATCCGGTCGACAGGAAGTCGGTCAGCGTCGGCACGGATGATGTCATTGGGGCTCATCAGACATACCCCTTCCATAGTGATCGTTGAGATCCATCCCGGATCGATCTGAAATCCAGCGACGGATTTCGCGGCCGGCAGCCTTCCATGAGTTCGAAACCTCGTCATAGGCCTTGTGGCCGGCATGATCGTTGTCGACAGCGACTGTGAGCGATTCTACACCCTTGAGAACGGGCATCACCGCCAGATTGCCGGCATCGATACAGGCCCAGACCGGAACAAAACCCAGGGCCACCGTGAGCGCCGTTTCGATACCTTCCGCGATTGCCAACCCCTCGGTCACGTTCTCTTCTGGCCAAAGGCGGATCACGCCTTGACGTTTCGGCAGTCCTTTGAACATCAACCGTGTCGGTTTGACTGGTGCTTTGCCGTTGCCGTCAGGAGCGAGCCAAGTGCGATGCAGCGTCATTGGCTCGCCGCTCACAGCATGCGTAACGCGCCCGACGAGAGCGGGACCGTACCAATCGGAAGGATGGAACAGGCGAGGGTGCCAGCGGAGATCCGAATCGTCAGGAGGAAGAATGCATCCTCTTGCCTGCAGATAGCGAGCGGCGATGCATTTCGGCCCTATCGGCAGGCTTTTGCGCCATATCTTGTCCATCCTTCGCTTTTGTCGTGATGGCTCGCTCAGAGGGTCATGGGACTTCGACTGACGGTAAGAAGTGAGTCCCCCTTTGTTGTCGCCGCGCGCGGCGCCGCGCATGCCGCAACGGTGGCAAAACCAGACGAAGCCGCCGCATCCCTTCGAGGTAATGGCCAGCGCCGTGTCGTAAGGTCCTTTGTTGCAAGCAGGACAGGCCGTGCGGATGGTCCGCAGCGGCCCGGTGATCACTTCAGTGCGAATCGTCATGACCGCACCTGCGGACGTACGGCCTGAAGCTGCTCCAGTTCTCGTAGCCAGGCCCGCAGGCTTTCGAGCCGTACCAGTCGGCGCTTGCCAAGCTTGATGGTTGGTACGTCACCTCGGGCAATCGCCTCATAAAAGGTCGAGCGACCAAGGCCTGCTCGTCGCGCGGCCTCCGCAACAGAGATAGCTTCAGGTTCCATGATCGTTTGCAGAAGTTCGTTTGTGGGCATCATTTACCTCTCAGGTTTACTGATGTCCGCCCACATACGACTACAAAATCAGTATGGATAATCACTCGACCCAAGATTTTTCGAAGGGGGTAGAGTGTTAAAAACTAACTAAAATTGTCTCGATGTTTTTGGATGATATCGAGAAGCGCCTTACCAAGATTCTTTCGATGTACGATAACCCTCGACTCTGGCCGTGTCGGTTTCTCCGGGAAACAATCAAGCAATTGCTGAATCAATGCTACAAATGGCGTGTCGGTATGCGCTTGATTGGATTGTGCCGTAATTTTGCCACCTGCCTCCCGGAAGATCATCGCTACAGTTACAACAAAACCTGTAAAACCGGCGAAATCGCGATTGTCGACCGGTTTGAGGTCGCGGAGGGCCGCATCACATTTCAGGGTCAGCTGTGCCAGCAGCAAGTGGAGCGCCTCAAGCTGGTCTGCACCGAGCATCGCATCCGCCATGGCGTCGCAGCCAAGTGATTTACCTCCGGCTCCGATACGCTGTTCCAATTCCCGGCAGGCATTTCTGAGAGCCAGGAGATACTCGCGAATCTCGGGGCTCGTCGCCAGCTGTGATCCAATGTTCACAGTGGTAGAATAGCTCTCAAGGGCATGCACCATTCGCGCAACTTGCGCTTCAGTCAGCTCACGTCGTCCCGCACCAATCAGCCTTTCCCGCAGATTGGCCGGAAGCTCCAGGGGGATCGATTTGCGGGCTGGGCTGAAGGTCGCTGGATTGCTGTTCAATGCGCATTCCTCCGAGATTGCCAGAAACTCGAACCTCGTCGAAAGCCTGAAGGTTCGCCAGAAACTGAATCGTGGTAGCCAAAATGGTAGCCAAACGAACATTCAGTTGTATAAAAATCGATGTAACTCTTTGATTTTGTTGGTACGCGCCCAGGGACTCGAACCCTGAACCCGCGGATTAAAAGTCCGCTGCTCTACCAATTGAGCTAGGCGCGCATATCTTTGAAATCATTTAAATTTTTCACGCTTTTGTCATTAACTCCTCGGAGTCCAAAAGCGCGCTTTTCCTCGTGGCGAGGTTGTAACATCAAAAACTTGGTGGGGGGAGTCCAAAGTCCTTCTCGGTGACGGCGATCAGGATCATGGATCACACTGCCAAAGCTGTTATTGATCGTATTGACACATATCAACGATCAACTCCAGAATCAGCGGTTCAGTGGACACGCAGATAGCATTGTATTTAGGGGGAATACGCCATGAAAAGGTTTTTTCGACATTCGGCCGTTTTGGCTGTGACGGCGGTCATGCTGCCACTTGCCGCATGCCAGTCCGTGCAATCGACCAAAGCGCCGGCGATCTTTGAGGTTTCGTCATCAGATCCGACAGACGCCCGCCTCCAGACATTGCAGGATGATCTGACACAACTGGGCTTTACGATTGAAAAGCAGGTCCAGCCCGGTACCGATACCTCTGACAGCCCGAGCATAACGGCGTCGCTAAGCGGGCCTTCCGCCCTGGCTTATGCCAATTGCCCGGATGCTGAGCCCACTCCGATAGATGATCATGACAAGCGTTTCGCCTTTGCCCGGGTCGAGGAAGTGCGCATCGGTCTTGATGCCATGGTCGAACCCCGGGAACAGGGATCGTCGACCATGTTCACGATCAAGTATCATGGCCGCTATCATAATCCGTTTATCAACGAGGAATTCTATCAACCCTGTACGGGAAATGGAAAACTTGAAAGCCAGTTGCGCTCCTTGCAGTAGCGAGGAAGTGGTAGGTTAACCGACAAGCGCTGCGACGGCGCGGCTGCTCCGATTTCCTCGGCATTGGTGGCGGTCGCCCGTCCTTCGCGGAAGCTACTTCCCCGACTTCGTAATCCGAACCTCGATAGCCTGGCCACGCGGACTATTTCCAGGTTGCTGACAAATAACGCCTGTGCCGCAAGAGGGATGGCCGTTCGGCAGTTGCCACGAAAACCGGTGGCTGGAGTTTCAGTCATGCCCGGATTGTGTAAGATCTGCATGGACCAGTTGTCTGGCCGTGTCGATGGTATCGGCGAAGCGGACCAGCGGTTCTGTGATATGGTGGCGTTTCAGATAGGCGAGAATGTCTGCTGATCCGCCTGTGAGGTAGACCACCTTGCCGTGAGCACGGGCCTTGAGCGCCAGCCCCTCGATCGTGTTGGCAGCGGATGAATCGAGAAATGGAACGGCCGCGAGATCGACGATCAGCGCCTTGTGACTGTCGGGAATGCGGTCCAGCACGGTACCGATGGCACCGGTAGCACCAAAGAAGAAAACTCCCGATATGCGGAATATGACGATATCCGGGTCGCTTGCTACACCTTCATCATAGGGTACTCGTCCCCCATTGCTGTTGTCTGCCCGATCTGCGGCGATGAAACCATGGTCGGTCTGGACGGCGGCTGCCTTCGACATCCGGTTGATGAAGAGCAACGATCCCAGCGCAAAGCCGACAATGATCGCTTCGGTGAGGTCGCGAAAGACGGTAAGAAGGAAGGTCGAGAGCAACACGGCAGCGTCACCGCGCGATGCCTTGAGCAACAGCGCGAACGCGTGCTTTTCGACCATGTTCCACGAGACCACCGCAAGCACGCCCGCCAGAGCGGCCAGTGGAATGAATCGCGCAAGCGGGGCGGCAACGATCATGAATGCCAGCAGGAACAGGGAATGCAGCATGCCGGATATCGGACCGCGTGCGCCCGCCCGGACATTGGTGGCGGTACGCGCGATGGTTCCCGTCACGCAGATACCGGTAAACAGGCTGGCTGCCATGTTGGCGAAACCCTGAGCCACGAGTTCGCAGTTCGAGCGGTGTCGCCGTCCGCTCATGCCATCGGCCACAACGGCCGACAGCAGCGATTCGATCGAGCCGAGAAGGGCGAAGGATATCGCACTGGGCAGGACCTCGATGATCTTCTCGACGCGCAGATCGGGGAGGGTAGGGGTGGGCAGACCTGAGGGAATGCCGCCGAAGGCGGATCCGATGGTGGTGACGGGAAGGTTCAGCAAGGCTGTCGCCAGGGCCGTGACCATGACTGCCATCAGCATGCCGGGCCAGCCAGGGCGGTAACGTTTGAGACCGACGATGATGAGAATGGCCGCCAGCGCCAGCATCATCGCGGCCGGTTGCATCGTATCGCGCGCGGCGAACAGGACGGGTAACTTCTCAAGGATGTTCCCCGGTTCATGTCCGCTCAGTGTCAGACCGAAGATCTCCTTGACCTGACTTGTGAAGATGATGACGGCAATACCGGCGGTGAAGCCGACGGTGACCGGGTAGGGAATGAGCTTGATATAGGACCCGAGCCGGAGATAGCCGCCGATCGTCAGGATGATGCCACTAAGGAATGTCGCCAGCAGAAGGCCATCCATGCCATGGTTTTGTACCGTGGCCGAGACCAGCACGATGAAAGCTCCGGCTGGCCCCCCGATCTGGAAACGGCTGCCACCGAGAAGCGAGACGATGAACCCGCCGATGATTGCCGAATAGAGCCCCTGGGCAGGGCTTGCGCCGCTGGCGATTGCAATGGCCATCGACAACGGGAGGGCGACGATCGCCACCGTGAGGCCGGCCATGACATCGGCTTGAAGAGCGCCCGGGCCATAGCCCTCGCGCAGCACGGTTACCAGTTTTGGTGTAAAGAGCTCGACGAAAGTCGGCTCATCGTGACGGCTTCGAGTGCTCAACCCAGTGCCTGCAAGTTGCTGTCGGGGAGTGATCCCCGGTGGTGGGAGACGTGCTTCATGTCGATGGTACGATCAACGCGAGCGAGGCGGCAACGGAATGGATGGATATCGTGATCGTTGCCACCTTCGCAACAACCGACTGGCGGGTTCCGTCAACTTTCCGATAAACAATGCACTCTTGACCGGTCCTGCCAGTAGCGGTCTGATCGTTCCAGCATTCTTGCCGTTCAGGTGAAATTCCCCGAACGGCAAGAATACGACGACAGTTCAAGGACCTGGAGCGACGGGTCGAGCGGATTTGGCCGGGACACGCTAGTTGCGCCCGCACCCTGCGCGAATGGCGGCAAGCAAGGTCGTACGGCTGGAGACGCGATGCTTGAAGCCGATCTCGCTTTCGGAGACGACAGAGGGCACGGCCTGCCTTGCGCCATTCTTGAGCCGACCTATGACGAAGGGATATTGCGAGCCTGTCGGCCACGACAGATAGGTGCCGTGATCCTTTGGCGCGTAGGCGCCACCGCCCGGATGAACTGTTGGCTTGGCGGAACCGGAATTGCCCACGGGAACACTGAAGACCCCGCGGCCATCGCTTCCGCCCTCGTGAAAGACGAAGGTGTGGTTCTCGCCGGCGACGACCTCCGAGGAACTGCGTGCGAGGAAGAAAGTCTTGGGTTGGGGCACGGATCCGATTGCGGGATTGGTGGCGGCGCGGGCGACGTAGTCCCAATATTCGGCACGACCGTTGCCATCGGGTCCCTTGTAGCCTTTGTAGTTGGTCGCCCATGTGGGAATGACGTATTCACCCTGATATCCCCAGGTGATGTCCATTCGTGCGGCATAGGAATGATGAATGCCACCCATGTCGAGCTTGGTGAAATCGCTTTTCGATACATTTCTCGAGAATGATCCGCCATGATAGGTCGCCCAGCCGAACAGCGGGTCGGCTTTCATCCGGCAGCGATAGAGGTCGGGCCAGTAGCTCCAGTTGCCGATCTTCGCTGCCCCACCAACCTGGAGAAAGTCGCCAAACGTGATATTGTCCGTCTTCAATCGCATCCGATCGAGATAGACGAACGGCCGGTCCTTCGAATTCGCATGGGGACGGATCCGCACAAGCGCACCAACACCATTCACCCTCTTGCCCCTGGGAGAAATCAGATATCCCATGGGCTGTGGGTTGAATGTCGCACCGATCCAGTAAATTCCACGAAAGCCATTGACTTCGAGCAGAAACTTTCCGTCGATCGTTCGGTTGGGGCTGACCAGCAGGAGATCCTCGTCGGGCCCGCCATTGACACTCTGCCGACCGCTTGGCTGGACATTGTAGATCCGCAGGTTTGGAAGTGGCTCCGGTGGACGGAAATAGGCACTGCCATCGCTTGAAATATTCTCGACCACAGCCGGTTGCGACGAGTCGCTGACGTCAAGCGCAGGCTCTGGACCGGATTGACCGGCATCACCGCCCGCCGCTTTCGTGCCAAGGATCTCTGCAGGCAGGTCAATGCGCAGGATTCCATTCCACGGGAAATGACCGGCATGGCTTCCCGTGCGGAGATTCCTGCCGTCCTGGGGCCCCGCATCCTGAATTCCATCGCTGGGATGGAAGACCGCGCCATTGACCTTGATCCGGTCGACATGGAGGGCACGGCTATCGGTATCGTAGTAATGTTCGATCGCGAGTTGATTGCGATCCAGGGGCCTGACGCTGTCGACGATGAAGCTCACCTCGGTCCAGGCTGAACTGGTGACCCTGGCGTCGGCCACGAGCTCATTGTTGATCCGGATCTTGTAGCGTGAGAAGTCCGAGCCATTCTCGGCGCGGAGCTTGAGAACGATACTGGTTACGGCCTCGGCCGGAGATGCAGCCAGCACAAGCGCGATGACAGTTGCGCCGAACCACAAGGGGACTTTTGCCATTCCTGCGGCAACTGAGGGAGTCCTGGGCACGATCAACTCCTGGTTGTTTAGTCTTGATTTTGGACGACGCAAAAAGGCATAAGTCGAGGATGTTGTCAATTGTGTATCATTGTATATCAAAACGTTAGCTGGATACCGGATCTTTCCATCTCACGTTTTAGGCTACGTCAGCTTTTCTGATGAGCCTCCCTGACCGCACAAACGGGATCACCAAACGGTTTCTTCGATGTCATTGTCTTCAACGTATCCTTGTTGTCTGGAATGCTGCGAGACGATACAACGGTGTCGGTAGCGCGCACGACCCTTGCATTCGATGGTGTTGTTGTGGAATGCGTACCGGGTCGGCGTCCACTCTGGGTCGGCTACGCCGCGCGACGGCCATTCAGGCGGTTCGCCAGATGTCGCACGGAATGGCGGAATAACTGTTGCTGTCCGGGCGTCTGGTAAAGATAACAAGCATTCGATAGGGATCCAATGCGTCTTCCCAGTCTACTTCGCTCGTTGCCGACCTTGGCCGTTCTTGCGGCCATGCTCCTGCTGGCAGCCTGCGACCAGTATGCTCCGCGTTCTTCGGCCGTCGAGGAAAAGATCGCAGGCACATCGTTCGAGCCTCCCGCCAGCCGCAGGGTGGCGCAGCAGCAGTCGACCCTGCCTGCAAGCGACGTGCCCGCGGGAAGTGCCAGGCCTCAGGTGTTCCTGAACGAGGGAAATCTGCGTGCGAAGGAAAACGAGGAGGTCGAGCGCGTTGCTGATGGCGTTCAGATCAATTTCGATGGCGCCGAACTGCGCGAGGTGGTGAAGGTTATCCTTGGCGACATTCTGGGTGTCACCTACACGCTGGATCCGACCTTGACGGGCCAGGTCGTTCTTTCGTCCAGCGGACCGCTGAACGACCAGCAGTTGTTGGGGGTCCTGGAGACGGCCCTGCAGATGCATGGTGCAGGGTTGTCCCGCAATCCCGACGGCAGCTATGCCGTGCTGCTGCAGGACATGGCACGCGGTCTGTCCGAGATCACGCCGCTGGGAGGATCGTCGCCACCGCATGCCACTCCCGGCACCGGTGTCACCATCGTGCCACTGCGCTATATCGGTGCCATGGCTGCTGCCCAGTTCGTTCAGCCGTTGCTGACCCGTCCCGACCAGATACGCACCGACGACAATCGCAACCTGTTGCTGTTCGTCGGCAGCAGCGGAGAGCGACAGGCGGTACTCGATACCCTGTCGGAGATCGACGTGAACTGGATGGCCGGTCGTTCGGTCGGAATCTTCCCGTTGAAGATGGCCTCACCCGAGGCGGTGATCCCCGAGCTGGAAGCTTTGGTCAACCCGCTGAGTGGCAATCAGACCGCCAGCGAGACGGTCCGTTTCATGCCGATGTCGCGCCTGAATGCCGTACTCGTCATCGCCAGCCAGCCGGAGCAGGTCGTCGAAGTCCAGCGATGGGTGACGCGCCTGGACCGTGGCAATGTCGTCGGTATCCAGTTCTTCGTCTATCAGCTGCAGCACGTTCCGGCGGCTGAAGTCGCCGAGATTTTGAATCAGACGTTCAGCACCTATGAACCTTCGGCGGCAAGCTCACCGTCCACCGCCACGACCATTCAGCCGCATGTTCCGGAACTCGCGGGCCCGATCGACGCAACCGACGCTCCGGGAGGCGATACCGCACCCGCCGGGGTCGACGTCACGGCAGCCGATGACATTGCCGGCGACATGTCATCCGGTGACACCAGGGCGCAAATCGGCCCCAATCTGTTGCAGGGGGTGAAGATCGTTGCCAACCCGCTCAACAATACCCTTCTGATTCGCGCGACGCCGCAAGCCTACGACATGATAGAGCAGACAGTGCGCCGTCTCGACCAGCCGCCGTTGCAGGTCCTGATCGAGGCGACGATTGCCGAGGTGACGCTCAACGACCGGCTCCGCTACGGTGTGCAATACTACCTCAATACCGGCTCGGTGAAGGCCGGGTTCAACACGACCACGCCGACCAGCAGCGGTGTCATCGACCCGAACCTGCTCAATCCGCTCGCACAGCTTCCCGGTTTCAACTTCGTGATGACGCCGGGGTCGTCGAATGTCACCATTGATGCATTGTCGCGAATTACCGATGTTAAGGTCCTGAGTTCGCCCTCGATCGTGGTCCAGGACAACAGCGAAGCCGTGCTCAATGTCGGCGATGAGGTTCCGATCACCACGCGAAGTGCGGTCAGTGTCGACGATACCAACGCGCCCGTGGTCAATAACATCGAATATCGCGATACCGGCGTCATTCTCGAAGTGAAGCCGCGGATCAGTTCGAACGATATCGTGGCTCTCGAAGTGGCGCAGGAGGTCTCGCGCGTGGCCAGCGAGACGACCAGTTCGGACAGTCTCACGCCGACCATTTCCCAGCGCAAGATCACCAGCCGGATCAATGTCCAGTCCGGGCAGACTGTGGTGCTGGGCGGCCTCATCCAGGATTCGGAGAGTCGGTCGAACAACAAGGTACCCTTGCTCGGCGATATTCCCGCCGTGGGCGAACTCTTCCAATCGACCGATAATCAGGCGTCGCGAACCGAGCTCATTGTCTTCATCACACCGCAGATCATCCGCAATGCCGAGGATGCGAAGAATGTCAGCGAGGAACTGCGTGCGCGGATGCGCTCGATGCGTCCGCTGCCGGTGGAT
Proteins encoded in this region:
- the gspD gene encoding type II secretion system secretin GspD; amino-acid sequence: MRLPSLLRSLPTLAVLAAMLLLAACDQYAPRSSAVEEKIAGTSFEPPASRRVAQQQSTLPASDVPAGSARPQVFLNEGNLRAKENEEVERVADGVQINFDGAELREVVKVILGDILGVTYTLDPTLTGQVVLSSSGPLNDQQLLGVLETALQMHGAGLSRNPDGSYAVLLQDMARGLSEITPLGGSSPPHATPGTGVTIVPLRYIGAMAAAQFVQPLLTRPDQIRTDDNRNLLLFVGSSGERQAVLDTLSEIDVNWMAGRSVGIFPLKMASPEAVIPELEALVNPLSGNQTASETVRFMPMSRLNAVLVIASQPEQVVEVQRWVTRLDRGNVVGIQFFVYQLQHVPAAEVAEILNQTFSTYEPSAASSPSTATTIQPHVPELAGPIDATDAPGGDTAPAGVDVTAADDIAGDMSSGDTRAQIGPNLLQGVKIVANPLNNTLLIRATPQAYDMIEQTVRRLDQPPLQVLIEATIAEVTLNDRLRYGVQYYLNTGSVKAGFNTTTPTSSGVIDPNLLNPLAQLPGFNFVMTPGSSNVTIDALSRITDVKVLSSPSIVVQDNSEAVLNVGDEVPITTRSAVSVDDTNAPVVNNIEYRDTGVILEVKPRISSNDIVALEVAQEVSRVASETTSSDSLTPTISQRKITSRINVQSGQTVVLGGLIQDSESRSNNKVPLLGDIPAVGELFQSTDNQASRTELIVFITPQIIRNAEDAKNVSEELRARMRSMRPLPVDGADGMGRPLDADPQPLMQQPGPAVSVAPSSGYSAGDRGTGETVPQNGTVPVASDMPTPSVRPVTGHVFVPRSRPRG
- a CDS encoding DUF3987 domain-containing protein, translating into MSPNDIIRADADRLPVDRINLLVGEGIREAPACSWPEPDMTVLSANLESAPEFPVHVFGRFWSQFLIDSAICSGAAVEFVAMPLLALAGSLLANARRVQVWDGWVEAPIIWTALVGLPSTNKSPAIDRVLDIAMQLEQSLNIDYEDRRRRYATERQAAEIARAVWEKAVTTAVEQGRESPLLPSEAIIPTPPARHRIRLIDCTIEKAARLAASNGWALLQCRDELAGWLGNMNRYSGHGGDRAFWLEAHRGRSFVVDRMRDDEPVIVPSLGISVVGGIQPERLSELLLATSDDGLASRFLYVWPERIDPIRPDRSPDAELAIRAMEKLVMLPVGSKDDIARHKILHLSPPAVDAVVRWRQHWSDMEGRTSGLMVSWLGKQAGNLLRVAIILAFLRWVGDEWNTPEPAEIGKSIVEDAAALIESSLLPMAKRTFGEASLPEQEKDACYLARWICSHAGTIEIINLRTLRRKRVLMTKEARRYDAAATELVEAGWLRTMPTASGGRPRKEFEVNPGIIAQLRVSGRAESE
- a CDS encoding addiction module antitoxin codes for the protein MSRTTTMTVRLSGTLSDFVAANVGENGAYENVSEYIRDLIRRDKERMEAQAFDRLKTELEHAFSAPDSSYEPLTAAEVIARNRS
- a CDS encoding SulP family inorganic anion transporter, whose amino-acid sequence is MSTRSRHDEPTFVELFTPKLVTVLREGYGPGALQADVMAGLTVAIVALPLSMAIAIASGASPAQGLYSAIIGGFIVSLLGGSRFQIGGPAGAFIVLVSATVQNHGMDGLLLATFLSGIILTIGGYLRLGSYIKLIPYPVTVGFTAGIAVIIFTSQVKEIFGLTLSGHEPGNILEKLPVLFAARDTMQPAAMMLALAAILIIVGLKRYRPGWPGMLMAVMVTALATALLNLPVTTIGSAFGGIPSGLPTPTLPDLRVEKIIEVLPSAISFALLGSIESLLSAVVADGMSGRRHRSNCELVAQGFANMAASLFTGICVTGTIARTATNVRAGARGPISGMLHSLFLLAFMIVAAPLARFIPLAALAGVLAVVSWNMVEKHAFALLLKASRGDAAVLLSTFLLTVFRDLTEAIIVGFALGSLLFINRMSKAAAVQTDHGFIAADRADNSNGGRVPYDEGVASDPDIVIFRISGVFFFGATGAIGTVLDRIPDSHKALIVDLAAVPFLDSSAANTIEGLALKARAHGKVVYLTGGSADILAYLKRHHITEPLVRFADTIDTARQLVHADLTQSGHD
- a CDS encoding type II toxin-antitoxin system RelE/ParE family toxin, which produces MANIRIQQAASFRLDEIYRYTRGRWGPAQADRYITGLFAAFDNIESRGVTSRPIPAEFGVNGYFFRYEKHFVYWRWLANGDIGIVTILHERMHQIPRFREDFGLE
- a CDS encoding helix-turn-helix domain-containing protein — translated: MEPEAISVAEAARRAGLGRSTFYEAIARGDVPTIKLGKRRLVRLESLRAWLRELEQLQAVRPQVRS
- a CDS encoding toprim domain-containing protein — translated: MTIRTEVITGPLRTIRTACPACNKGPYDTALAITSKGCGGFVWFCHRCGMRGAARGDNKGGLTSYRQSKSHDPLSEPSRQKRRMDKIWRKSLPIGPKCIAARYLQARGCILPPDDSDLRWHPRLFHPSDWYGPALVGRVTHAVSGEPMTLHRTWLAPDGNGKAPVKPTRLMFKGLPKRQGVIRLWPEENVTEGLAIAEGIETALTVALGFVPVWACIDAGNLAVMPVLKGVESLTVAVDNDHAGHKAYDEVSNSWKAAGREIRRWISDRSGMDLNDHYGRGMSDEPQ